GCCGGCCTCAGCATCCCTGGCACGGCCTCCGCCCAAGCCCAGTCTGCCGCCAAAAGCCCAATTCCCCCCATCACGGCCAAAGGCTACGGCCCCGATCCCGACATCGTCAAAATCTACAATCCCGGCGACGTCTGGCCCCTCACCTTTACCGACGCCCAGCGCCGCACCGCCACCGCCCTCTGCGATGTCATCCTCCCTGCGGATGAAACCTCTCCCGCAGCCTCCGCCGTCGGCGTCCCCGCCTTCATTGATGAATGGGTCAGCTCTCCCTACCCCGAGCAGGCCCCCGACCGCCCCCTCATCATCGAAGGCCTCGATTGGATTCATGCCGAATCCCAGCGCCGTTTCCAGCTCCCCTTCCCCGACCTCCAGCCCGCGCAGCAGACTGCCATCTGTGATGACATCGCCGCCGCCAAACCCAAGCCTGAGCACAAAAAACCCGCCGCCTTCTTCAAGCGCTACCGCGATCTCACCGCCGGTGGCTATTACACCACTCCCGAAGGGATGAAGGACATCGGCTACCGTGGCAACGTCACCTCCGCCACCTTCGACGGCCCACCCCTCGAAGCCCTCAAAC
This portion of the Prosthecobacter sp. SYSU 5D2 genome encodes:
- a CDS encoding gluconate 2-dehydrogenase subunit 3 family protein is translated as MPPHVPLSAPLDRRAAIQWMLTATAGLSIPGTASAQAQSAAKSPIPPITAKGYGPDPDIVKIYNPGDVWPLTFTDAQRRTATALCDVILPADETSPAASAVGVPAFIDEWVSSPYPEQAPDRPLIIEGLDWIHAESQRRFQLPFPDLQPAQQTAICDDIAAAKPKPEHKKPAAFFKRYRDLTAGGYYTTPEGMKDIGYRGNVTSATFDGPPLEALKHVGLA